CCAGTTGCAGCCGTGAGTGCGGAATTTGCAAAAGCCCGCAGCGCGTCGAATTCCGAGCGCCGTTGCGGCTCGTCGTCAAGAACCCGCAGTGCTTCGCGAACAACGGACGCCATCAAAGGCGACGGGGCCGTCGAATAGATGAAACCACGAGCGCGGTTGACGAGGTAGTTGCAGATGACGGCACTGGCCGAAAGCAGCGCTCCCGAAACGCCAAGCGCCTTGCCGCAGGTATGAAGGACGATGAGGTTATCTTGCGCTTCCAGACCTGCCGAAAGACCGCGCCCCCCCCGGCCGAAGACACCGGTCGCATGCGCTTCGTCCACGACCAGGAAGGCGCCATGCGCGTTCGCGATGCCTGCAAGTTCGGCAAGTGGCGCGCGATCGCCGTCCATGGAATAGAGGCTCTCGACGGCAATCCAGGGCCTGCCGGTACCGCCCGCCTGGCGCCATTTCCTGATTGCCGCATCGAAGGCCTCGACATCATTGTGCAGGACCGGCATCGCCTGCGCCTTGCCCGCCGCGATCCCCTCATGTGCACTGGCATGGATCAGACCATCGTAGACGATGAGGTCCTCGCGTTGCGGAAGGGTCGAAAAGAGGGCGGTATTGGCGGCGTAGCCGCTGCCGAAATAGACGACCCTTCCGGTCCCGAAATATGCGGCAGCTTCGGCCTCTAGCGCCTCGTGCTCCGGATGATTGCCGCGCAGCAGTCTTGACCCCCCTGCCCCGACCGGAACGCCGCGCTCGATCGCCTCGGCAATCGCGTTCTTGAGACGCTTCGATTGAGCAAGCCCCAGATAATCGTTCGACGTGAAGTCGATGCCGCTCTGGCCGATCAGCGCACGTGCACGGCCCTTTCGTTCAAGGCCAGCCAGCGTCCGCTCATAGCGGGCAAGGCCCGCAAAGCTCATTGTGCCGTCTCCGGTTCTGCTGCACCCAGCTCCATTGGCCTCAGGCCAAGACGGCGAAATAGAGCGCTGTCATGATCTTCCCCGGGATTGTCGGCCGTCAGCAAGGTGTCGCCGATGAAGACGGAATTGGCGCCGGCGAAGAAACAGAGGGCCTGCATCTCGTCGCTCATGCCGGTGCGTCCCGCCGAAAGCCGCACATGCGAGGCCGGCATCAGAATGCGGGCAAGCGCAATCGTGCGCACGAAGTCGATCGGGTCGACGGGTTCGGCGTCGGCAAGCTTTGATCCCGGGATCGGGATCAGCATGTTGATCGGCACGCTCTCGGGCGGCACGGGAAGGTTGGCAAGCGTCACCAACATCGCGATGCGGTCCTTCGTCGTTTCACCCATGCCGAGGATGCCGCCGGCGCAGACCTTTATGCCGGCATCCCGGACGTTTGACAGCGTCTCCAAACGGTCGGCAAAGGTCCGCGTGGTGATGATCTCGCTGTAGAAGCGCTCGGAAGTGTCGACATTGTGGTTGTAATAGTCGAGGCCGGCCTCGGCGAGCGAGGCCGATTGAGCGGGCGTCAGCATCCCAAGCGTCATGCAGGTTTCCATGCCGAGCGCCTTGACGCCGTGAACCATAGCGACGATCGCGTCCATGTCGCGGTCCTTGGGACTGCGCCATGCCGCTCCCATGCAGTAGCGCGTCGCACCACCCTCCTTGGCCTTCCGCGCTTCGGCAAGGACGCGCTCGACTTCCATCAGCTTCGAAGCCTTGAGCCCGGTCGGATAGTGTGCGGACTGGCTGCAATAGCCGCAATCCTCCGCGCAGCCGCCGGTCTTGATCGAAAGCAGACGGCTCATCTGGATCGCATTGGGGTCGAAGTTCTCGCGATGGACGCTGTGTGCACGAAAGAGGAGATCATTGAATGGCAGATTATAGATAATTTCTGCCTCATCGATCTGATATGGGACCGGGAACGCTATCTCACGCTCATTTCCGCTCGCGCTATCAGCCATTTTACCCTGCATCGAATCAAATCCTCTCCCGCAAATGCATCGATATAGATATCTTGCATTTTTATCTATAATTATCCGGCGCAAGGTAGCGCAAGGGGCAGAGTCCAGATTTCTGCAGATAACAGATTGCGGCGATGCAAATCAGACCGGCGGCATCTAGCCGACGATCGCGAAACGTTCGGCATCAGGAGCGGCGCCGCTTCTTGCCGGCCGGCGGCCGATCCACTGAACATGCCGCTCCAGCACCGTTGCCGCGTGCTCCGTTTCGCCCTCACGAAGGAAGCTAAGGATCGCCCGATGATCGCGGTCCTTCGGCGTCATCCAGCCTGAATTCCAGGTCGCGAACAAAAACCGCGCGCTGGCGGCATGCAGATCGTCGATTGCCGCCAATAGACGGGGCATCCCGCATGGCGACAGGATCAGGCGATGGAAGCGCCTGTTGGCGGATTCCCAGCCGCGAACGTCGAGCGCCTGGTCGCCTTCAAGGATGGCGCGTTCTGCCTGATCGAGGATGGACGGCGTCAAATGGGGAGCGGCATGACGAAGCGCCAGGACCTCGAGCGCGGCGCGCATGCGCGCCACTTCCTGCACTTCTGCAAGATCAAACGATGCGACCCTGACGCCCCGCCTTGGCTCGCTGATCGCAAGCCCCTGCGCCTCCAGCCGCCGGAGTGCTTCGCGCACCGGCACATGGCTGGAGCCGAATTCCTCGGCAATGTGATCCTGCTTGAGTTTGGAGCCGGGTTCGAGTTGCCCTGTTACGATCCGGTCGGCAAGAACGCGGCTTATCCGTGCGGCAATGGTCTCGTCATTATGGTCGGTCATTTTTTATAGATAATTCGCTTCGGCACGGCTGTCGAGACGGCAGCCATCATGGGGCAATTCTCAGGAACTGATCGCGACCTGGGCATCGTAGAGCCGCCTGTAATGGCCGCGGCGCTCCAGCAATTCGGCATGCGAGCCCTGCTCGACCACACGCGAGCCGGCGACGACGATAATTCTGTCTGCATCGCGTATCGTTGCCAGCCGGTGTGCGATGATCAGCGTGGTGCGGCCTTGCGCGAGCATGGCCAGCGATTGCTGGATCTCGCGTTCTGTTTCGGTATCGAGCGCGGACGTCGCCTCGTCGAGAATGAGGATCGGCGGGTTCTTTACGAACATGCGCGCAATCGCCAGGCGCTGCTTTTGTCCGCCCGACAATTTGACGCCGCGCTCGCCGATGAGGGTGTCCAATCCGTTCGGCAGCGATACGATCATGTCGTCGAGCTTGGCGCGCCTGACCGCCTCGACGATATCCGCTTCGGTGGCGTCGAGCCTTCCATAGGCGATATTCTCGCGGATCGTCCCAGCAAACAGGAAGACATCCTGCTGCACAACGCCGATCTGACGCCTGAGCGAGGCAAGCGTCATATGGCGGATATCAATACCGTCCACCGAGATTGCCCCGTTGCCGACTTCATAAAAGCGCGGCAGCAGCGAGCATATCGTCGTCTTGCCGGCGCCGGATGGGCCCACAAATGCAACTGTCTCGCCTGCCCTGATCGTCAGATTGACATCCTGAAGTGCGGGCTTACCGGAACTGTAGGCGAAGGACACGTCTTCATAGATGATTTCGCCCTTCAGGTGGTCGATATCGATCGCATCGGGTGCGTCTTCGATGTCGGGCTCGGTGTCGATCAATTCGGTAAACCGCCGGAAGCCGGCGATGCCCTT
This Rhizobium sullae DNA region includes the following protein-coding sequences:
- a CDS encoding 8-amino-7-oxononanoate synthase, whose amino-acid sequence is MSFAGLARYERTLAGLERKGRARALIGQSGIDFTSNDYLGLAQSKRLKNAIAEAIERGVPVGAGGSRLLRGNHPEHEALEAEAAAYFGTGRVVYFGSGYAANTALFSTLPQREDLIVYDGLIHASAHEGIAAGKAQAMPVLHNDVEAFDAAIRKWRQAGGTGRPWIAVESLYSMDGDRAPLAELAGIANAHGAFLVVDEAHATGVFGRGGRGLSAGLEAQDNLIVLHTCGKALGVSGALLSASAVICNYLVNRARGFIYSTAPSPLMASVVREALRVLDDEPQRRSEFDALRAFANSALTAATGVEGSGSQILPVMIGDNVRAVRIATRMRDEGFDIRAIRPPTVPEGTARLRIAITLNVDSSMISSMLERLAAVMVEERA
- the bioB gene encoding biotin synthase BioB; translated protein: MADSASGNEREIAFPVPYQIDEAEIIYNLPFNDLLFRAHSVHRENFDPNAIQMSRLLSIKTGGCAEDCGYCSQSAHYPTGLKASKLMEVERVLAEARKAKEGGATRYCMGAAWRSPKDRDMDAIVAMVHGVKALGMETCMTLGMLTPAQSASLAEAGLDYYNHNVDTSERFYSEIITTRTFADRLETLSNVRDAGIKVCAGGILGMGETTKDRIAMLVTLANLPVPPESVPINMLIPIPGSKLADAEPVDPIDFVRTIALARILMPASHVRLSAGRTGMSDEMQALCFFAGANSVFIGDTLLTADNPGEDHDSALFRRLGLRPMELGAAEPETAQ
- a CDS encoding GntR family transcriptional regulator, with amino-acid sequence MTDHNDETIAARISRVLADRIVTGQLEPGSKLKQDHIAEEFGSSHVPVREALRRLEAQGLAISEPRRGVRVASFDLAEVQEVARMRAALEVLALRHAAPHLTPSILDQAERAILEGDQALDVRGWESANRRFHRLILSPCGMPRLLAAIDDLHAASARFLFATWNSGWMTPKDRDHRAILSFLREGETEHAATVLERHVQWIGRRPARSGAAPDAERFAIVG